Below is a window of Quercus robur chromosome 6, dhQueRobu3.1, whole genome shotgun sequence DNA.
CTCCAACCCTTCTTTCTCTGTTAGAAAATCAATACTCTCTCCCACAACCGCTGGCCTACGCTCCCGTATGTTCTTTCTCGTAGTTTTAACATGTTGTTTTGCATTTGGGTctctatattttctttgattggttGATGggttttggattatttttttcaGGGCCGCTTTATTTTACCAATACATTTCCAAGAGCAGCGTCATCTGAAGAAACATCAGGTGGGGCAAACAGGTATGTGGCTGAAGAACGCGACAGAGTGATAACGTTGGATGATGTTCCAGTTTCACCAGCTGAGAATAAGACATTAAGTGAAAACGGAGCTACAGAAGTGCCTAAAAAAGGTCCTCCTGCCGAGGAGAACCAAACAGTGTCACTTGAGTTTTTGGATCAGCTTAATATAAAGGTACCTTTCAAAATCCTATAATTCTAGTTTTATGATTGTTTTTCTTCACATTCATGCATGTATcaatgcatgtgtgtgtgtgagtgacAGAATTATATATGGGTTAATATCTGATTGGTTAGAAGGGTTTGGGGTTCTTAAATGGATGATGTTGATAAAAATTGGCAACACATTTTAGATTGGTAGTATTATTATGGTTAGAGATTTAAGATTTGAGTTCGAGACTGTTTCTCAGTAGTGTATTTGTTTGTATTGAATGATTGTTGTTGGTCATGTGGGGTTGATTATCTATTGAATTTCTGTTAGCAAATGCTATAGTAGAACTAATAATGTTCTTTTCATGACTAGTCATGAATAGGGTATTAGGTGTTTGTAAAAGAGAGATGAAGACAAAGCTGTTGGATGCTTGATTGAATATCTATCCTCTTTTGGTCTCTGTTGGAAATGAAAGGAATGCCTTTTTCATTCTTGTTTATAGCAAATCAGTGATAAATTTactgataaaaaataattagtcatgaattttatttctcttttttcttttgaatccAATTTTTAGAGAAAGGGGTTTAATGACATTGCAAACTTGGTTGCTATGATGATTCTCTTAACGGTTGATAGTGTTCATGGAATGCTTGATGAAATTTCGACAGTTATGTCGATCCTGAGCGGTTACCTGAGCAACCCTGAATATCagttcttaaaataaattttaacactcggttttcattctttttctcccATTTGTTCCAATTTCCTATCAGTATGCTTTTACACTTCTACATTgtttttaatacatattttagTGGGGAAAACGGAATTCAAATTTTGGTTTCTGCTGGAAATGAAAGAAATGCCTTTTTCATTCTTGTTTATAACAAATCAGTCAcgagtttatcaaaaaaaaaaaaaaaaaaaaatcagccatgaattttatttctccttttcttttcaagttcaattttgtAGAGAAAGTGGTTTATTGAAATTGCAAACTTGGTTGCTATGATGAATGCTTTAAATGGTTGATAGTGTTCATAGAATGCTTGATGAAATTTCGACAGTCATGTCGATCCTGAGCGGTTACCTGAGCAACCTTGAATAACAGTTATTAAAATACTGTTTAACACTCagttttcattcttcttctccttctctccCATTTGTTCAAATTTCCTATAATTATGCTTTTACACTTCTACGTTTTTATAACATATATTATAGTGGGGAAAACGGAATTCATTATGCTTTTTAcacttctttttcattcttgtaTAGCAAATCAGTCATGAatttaccaatcaaaaaataaaataaaaattcagtaatgacttttatttctccttttcttttcaagctcaattTTTCTAGAAAGTGGTTTAATGAAATTGCAAACTTGGTTGCTATGATGAATGCTTTAAATGGTTGAGAGTGTTCATAGAATGCTTGATGAAATTTCGACAGTCATGTCGATCCTGAGCGGTTACCTGAGCAACCTTGAATAACAgttattaaaatactttttaacACTCAGATTtcattcctcttctcctcttATGCCATTTGTTATAATTTCCTATCATTATGCTTTTACACTtctacatttttaaaaaatatattttagtggGGAAAACGGAATTCATTATGCTTTTAcacttctttttcattcttgttTATAACAAATCAGTCATGAatttaacttatcaaaaaaaaaaaatcagtcttGAATttatttctcctttttctttacaAGTCcaatttttagagaaaattgagattggtggggggggggggggactctCACTCTTACTATCTTAAAGCTTGTCAGTGGTACATTTGAGTCCTTATAGAccaatattcatttatttatttgctctGCTTGCTGTTGGTCTTATTTTTTGTCCAGTCAACTTATATATTGCTTCCTCATATTGCCAAAGGCCCTGTAGCTGAATTGACACCTCccccatgtacaaagtgcttgggggtttaggagggaaagggttcgagctgtggggttagcagcatgttgtaattatctctcaaaaaaaaaattgcttcctCATATAAATTCAACTGAGTGCTTACCTGAGCAACAGACAGCTCCCtccatccatttttttttctttttccctttttctattttaacatcTATTATCCTATTTTTTGGGGGCTCAAACTTATTTGTAGTCTTTTTTATATAGTCATATTTTTCCACAACAATGATTAGTTTCTGGTCTATGTTGCAAATGTTTTGTATTTATTTCTCatgtatttaactatttattataaaaatttttagagGATATTTGCAACGTCTTGGTCCTTTCATTCATGAAAGTGGCTTATCTTTCACATTGGTTATGATCCCATTTTACATGTAGGcgttctcattttttttcttctctagtgTATGCTTTATTTCCTCTTTTCCTTTCCCCCTTGTAAATGttcctttgtttttatttattggtagAGTAGCTGTTTTACTGGTTTTGACTTATGTCAaggttgatttctttttttgttcatttgttcTTCCCTCTAagtgtatgtatgtgtatagTCTTGCGTTTAGATTTATTTCAGCTTGGGGCCGTGAAAGTAATAATCTTGAAATTTGttcataaaaagtaaaatttataaccTTTAATTGACTTATGGACTTTGTTGTCTGTAAAGGAATCAGTCAGTAATGCTAGTGGTTCTTGGACCAATGCCCCTGTTATGTAAGGATTGGAGGTTAAGTTTGTTGGTTCAATTCTCTGTGGCTGTGTGAGTTGTGTTATGATCAATAAAATGGTGGGGTTGGGTTGGGGGGGGTGGGTTTAATTACTTGTATAAGCAACATAAAATTTGGTGCTAAATCAATTATGGCTGTGTGAGTTCAATCCCCGGACTAGCTTTGTTGCCCCTCGCTATCAGACCTTTAGGGGACTGTTTTGATTGCTATTTGGTCAACAACATACACTGACTAAATCAAATTCTGCAGGTAAAGATAGCTAATCTAATTGTTGTTTTCCTACATTGGAGGTTATGAACTCCAAACGCATGAAAAATGTAGTGCACATGAAAATGAagtcaaaatattttgtaattatgaCGTGTCAATGTTGATACTATACAGAACTTACACTTTTGTCTGGCTGAGTTGTCTGACTTTAATTCCCATATTTTTTGTATAGCAATACTGATGGCTTTCTCGTTATCATGCAGTTTGATTCGTTCGATACATCTACCATTCTTCTATATGGTGGCGGTGCTTTGGTTGCCCTGTGGTTATCATCAGTCTTTGTAGGCGCTATTGATTCTATTCCATTGGTgcgtatgtgtgtgtgttttttgggttaattcCATACCTTTTTTGGAACTatgaacaaattttatattGCTTGTCTGGAAATTGATTTTCAATGTTATAAAATCAGTTTCCCAAGTTGATGGAAATCGTGGGTCTTGGCTACACATTCTGGTTCAGCTATCGCTATCTGATCTTTAAGGTACCCCCACAAAATGAGTTGAATTTAGAATTAATCCTTGATTGTATGAATAGCCATACTAATTAACTTCTATTGACTTGCAGAAAAATAGGGAAGAGTTGGCTGTTAAAATTGAAGAGCTTAAACAACAGGTTCTTGGTTTTGATGATGATTGATGTGGCAGAGTCACTTTATCTTGGTTTGTTTGCCTTGCAAGAGTGTAATCAGTGTAGAGTTTATACATATTTTCTAGTTAAGgccatatattttctttttcttctttcactgaAGATTTGGATTGTAGTTTTATTTTTGATGAGCAAGTAAATATATTTACTTATTGTTCTCTCACATAGTTAGTTCCTTTTCTCATTGGTGACAATATTAAACTGAGAGGGTGCCCAGGTTCAGCAAAAGGCGGGGAGAAAAATATGCTGTAGTTGGGGCCCTGCAGGGGATTTCCACTCAGTCTTTTGTGTTGTCATGATTGAATTTAGAGCAAAAAGGATCACTTAAaagttttaccatttttttcacCGATTAGTTTACCAAAATTTGATTCGACTTCGTGCTCAAAGCCAAATTGATAGAATAGTCCCCACTCACATTCGCTACTTatgaaaggccgaaaaatatcaTTATAAAATAGAAGGGTCTCATAAGCTGACTAATAGGTTTGTTGTGACCTCTCAATAACAATGTGGGTTATTGCTCATAAGAGGTTTGCGGTTGAGTATTatgaattaaattttgttttaacgGAAAATGTTTTCTGAAGGTCGAGGAAAACTAAAATTGGTAGCATCAGAAAATACAGGTTAAAAGGAAAACTAAAATTGGTTGATGGAAAATTGCTTGTTTCCTGCTGTTACTTTTGGTGAAACAATTTTTGGAGGCCTGACTCTCTTGTTTGAAGATGAGTGCTTTGTTTTCTCGCTTCCCTCTTGGAACGAGACCAGGTCGGCTCTCTACCGTGGTTGATCTTGTTGCTATCTGCTCTTCTCGTCCCTGTGATGGGTCATCATCGGATCTCCTCTTTGCAAAATTCTGCTAATAGTTCATGCCTTTTTGCAAGCCCAGAAAGTGGAAACATTTCGGTTTAAGGTTCCATATTGATCTCCCTATTGCATGGTTGAATCTAACCTCCCTTCTTTTATTGATGATATGGCTAGTGGTCAAGCCGGCCCAGTTTAGTCTATTCTTCTTATGAAACCATTAGTTTACCAAATATTTTTAGACCAAACAATGCAAACTAATGAGActaagatttttaaaattttaattttaattatttattttttaataatcgAGAATATAGAGATGTTTCAACTTTATATAGGCAAAAATCATAATGTGGTGTTTTTTGGTCGTTTTGTGCATGATATCAACTAGATGATACTGATAAGTGATTCTACTTCCAGTGAACTTAATTTTAGTCCTCTGCTTTCTGTGCCCAGCCCTGTTCTTACTCTTTGAAGGGCCATATACGTAAATCATGGTGTTACAATTTGAAGATCTAATTCCATGCTCGGTGTTCACGCAAACAAAATATCCAAGAGTAATTCTAGTACTATATAAAATACCACAATTTTTGCAACAACTATCCTACTTGTCAAACCGTGATTGGCTGTCTATCACTTTCACAtgaatttatcactttttttctaCCACTCAGTCTACTATATAGATAATTGTAACACAAGTTATAACATTTTATGCGgtcttaaaattttggaatgaACAACGAACATTggttttcataaaataataggTGCTCAAATTATTCCCTTTTGGTACAGTAAGGAAGcttattgattttttctttgaaaaacttaaaataatcttAAGTATCCAACTGACTTTGTATGGTGCACTCAAGAATCCTTATGCTTTAAAAACTTTATGGTTCTGTAAGTCACATGATCTAGACACAAGGCATGCGTGTAAAGTTGAACTCATGACCTCAAGAGATCACTATATCCCAAATCCTAAGATCCATCATCCTTCAGACCTTCACACATTTCTTGTTAAACCAACATGGTAGtgttatctaaaaaataaaaaataaaaaccatgacGGTAGTGCATCTTTTGAGCCATAGAATCAAGAAGCTTAAACAAGGATAATTTAAAGGCTTTCCTTTGATAAGAGATAAATTCACctgtttttcttaatttttttttttttgggagatacTTTTAACTCTAATTGTTGTTATACTTTTCTCATGACCTAACAAGTGACTTAGAGTGGCTCATAGTCTTAGTAGCTTAGTGGTATTGCACAATCCTTACATTGAGAAGATCCTAAGGTTCAAATTTCCCTTCTTCAATTGTTGCaagggagaaaaaaatttattgatagaGTGATTTGTGTACATAGTTAAAAATAGTTGCACAGCATTACATGCTCTATAGAGAAAATATGTATGGGTAGATGTTTTTGGATAGCACACCTCTTATGCACAAATTACACTACATGCATTCCAAGTTTGCAATATGATAACCTTCAAATAATACAGTGATAGTGTTGATTTGTATCATCATGTGTGTGTCTTATAAACATAGAAGTTAAAATCCACATATTTTAATAAGTCCCAATAGCATGTTTCATAACTGTACAGTTAGTATAACTTAGTATTTTATCTAGTACATTTCATGGGAGATTTCATACTAATATAGTGGTTGTATATTGTTACAGTATGGTATGGTActtagaaaaaagaataaaaaacagtgatttttttttgataggtagataGTAAGAAATTGGGAGGTGAAGTTTGAACTACAAACATAGGATAACACAAAGAATGTCATTATCACTGAGTTATAACTTGAACTTTAACATTGATTTCATATTAATTCTTGGTTATCACTTGAACAGTTGACCCCTAACCAtgatttcataatatttttatgtaacACAGGCCTTATCTATTGTAACATGGATTATGGACCCtaactaattattaataaattaaagtatGTTTTCCTAGGGCAGTTTGGGCATATGAATTTGGAATAGTtactttgtgaaaatttttaattgttttttgatATGTGAAAAATGATTAGGAGGTGACCAATGTAGATTTCATACCTAGGCATTATCATAGTAGTCATTAATCGTTCCTGGCCTGCCTAAGACTTCTTTTAGCAATTCttaattgttgttttcttgaaaaattaactTAGAATGCTTatgtttccaatttttttttgaatgaaaaaaatgtcaaagaaatttttttcatatattgttATGGAcccaaatttttattggttgcTTCAAGGGAACCCAAACCTCCAAATTTGATAAATAAACTAATTCAAGAGAGTCTAGACCTCCATGACTAACTAACAATttatattcatcaaaaaaaaaaaaaaaactaacaatttataatttagaaattcaTGActgtttttttattcattatcaaCATCtgaatttatacaaactttcaAATAGATAAAGAAAATACTAACTTCCTATAATCTATTCATAAACTAATCATTATTCATCCTAATCCAAACTAACTAATCCtaatctaaatttatttttttaaatgaatgaaCATATCTCTACCATTATTTATCcaatactaattaaataaaattagactcataaccaaaaaaaaaaaaaattatatatata
It encodes the following:
- the LOC126732459 gene encoding protein CURVATURE THYLAKOID 1D, chloroplastic → MELCTTITARPISNFHNHHHTHTLPTTHFRSNPSFSVRKSILSPTTAGLRSRPLYFTNTFPRAASSEETSGGANRYVAEERDRVITLDDVPVSPAENKTLSENGATEVPKKGPPAEENQTVSLEFLDQLNIKFDSFDTSTILLYGGGALVALWLSSVFVGAIDSIPLFPKLMEIVGLGYTFWFSYRYLIFKKNREELAVKIEELKQQVLGFDDD